In Caldicellulosiruptor morganii, the following proteins share a genomic window:
- the aspS gene encoding aspartate--tRNA ligase, producing MESIKGFKRTKYCGEVSLEDVGKEVVLTGWVDTRRDLGGIIFVDLRDRTGIVQVVFDEKMGEELLDRADSLRSEYCIGVRGIVEKRPPETINPKIKTGEVEVWAKELRIFSRSETPPFPIEEGINVNEAVRLKYRYLDLRRPDMQRNLMFRHKLYQVVRNFLSQNGFVEIETPMLTKSTPEGARDYLVPSRIFPGKFFALPQSPQLFKQLLMVAGFDRYFQIVKCFRDEDLRADRQPEFTQIDIEMSFVDVDDVIEINERLLQTIFREMLGIDLKLPLPRLTYKEAMERFGSDKPDTRFGMELVNLTDIAKNCEFKVFSDAANKGGSVRAINAKGCAEKFSRREIDALVEYAKNFGAKGLAWIAVESDGLKSPIVKFLKEEEINEILKRLDAQVGDLLLFSADRDELVFDVLGNLRLEIARKLNLLDKTKFNLLWVTEFPLFEYSEEEGRYVAKHHPFTSPMDEDIDFLETDPARVRSKAYDIVLNGTEIGGGSIRIHSTDLQKRMFRALGFTEERAQDRFGFLLEAFKYGTPPHGGIAYGFDRLCMLLLGLDSIRDTIAFPKVKDSSCPLTDAPSEVEPKQLRELHIKVDVVKG from the coding sequence TTGGAAAGTATTAAGGGATTCAAAAGGACCAAGTACTGCGGTGAGGTATCGCTTGAGGATGTTGGTAAAGAGGTTGTCCTGACTGGCTGGGTTGATACAAGACGTGACCTTGGCGGTATAATATTTGTGGATTTGCGGGACAGAACAGGAATTGTTCAGGTTGTGTTCGATGAGAAGATGGGCGAGGAGCTTTTGGACAGGGCAGATTCACTGAGAAGTGAGTACTGTATTGGTGTCAGGGGAATTGTTGAGAAAAGACCGCCTGAGACCATAAATCCCAAAATCAAAACCGGTGAGGTTGAGGTTTGGGCAAAGGAGCTCAGGATATTCAGCAGGTCAGAAACACCGCCATTCCCAATTGAAGAAGGGATAAACGTAAATGAAGCTGTAAGGCTGAAATACAGATACCTTGACCTCAGAAGACCTGATATGCAAAGAAATCTCATGTTCAGGCACAAACTTTACCAGGTTGTGAGAAACTTCCTGTCCCAAAATGGCTTTGTTGAAATAGAAACGCCTATGCTCACAAAGTCAACACCCGAGGGTGCAAGGGACTATCTTGTTCCAAGTAGAATCTTTCCCGGCAAGTTTTTTGCACTGCCACAATCGCCACAGCTTTTCAAACAGCTTCTTATGGTAGCGGGATTTGACAGGTATTTTCAGATTGTAAAGTGTTTCAGGGATGAAGACCTGCGTGCAGACAGGCAGCCCGAGTTTACCCAGATTGATATAGAAATGTCTTTTGTTGATGTTGATGATGTTATTGAGATAAACGAAAGGCTTCTTCAGACAATTTTCAGAGAAATGCTTGGAATAGACCTGAAACTTCCTCTTCCCAGGCTGACATACAAAGAGGCAATGGAGAGGTTTGGCTCAGACAAGCCTGATACACGTTTTGGCATGGAGCTTGTCAATCTTACTGACATTGCAAAAAATTGTGAGTTCAAAGTCTTTTCAGATGCAGCAAACAAGGGTGGCTCTGTCAGGGCAATAAATGCAAAAGGGTGTGCCGAAAAATTTTCAAGACGTGAGATAGACGCTCTTGTGGAGTATGCCAAAAACTTTGGAGCAAAAGGGCTTGCCTGGATAGCAGTGGAAAGCGATGGCTTGAAATCGCCAATTGTTAAGTTTTTGAAGGAAGAGGAGATAAATGAGATTCTAAAAAGACTTGATGCCCAGGTTGGAGATCTTCTTTTGTTCTCAGCCGATAGAGATGAGCTTGTATTTGATGTTCTTGGGAATTTAAGGCTTGAGATTGCAAGAAAATTGAACCTTCTTGATAAGACAAAATTTAATCTATTATGGGTGACAGAGTTTCCGCTTTTTGAATACTCGGAGGAAGAGGGAAGGTATGTTGCAAAGCACCATCCGTTTACATCGCCGATGGATGAGGATATAGACTTTCTGGAGACAGACCCGGCAAGAGTCAGGTCAAAGGCATATGACATTGTTCTAAATGGCACAGAGATTGGTGGCGGCTCAATAAGAATTCACTCAACAGATCTGCAAAAGCGGATGTTCAGGGCGCTTGGTTTTACTGAAGAGCGCGCTCAGGACAGATTTGGATTTTTGCTTGAAGCATTCAAGTATGGCACACCGCCGCACGGTGGGATTGCATATGGCTTTGACAGGCTATGTATGCTTCTTTTGGGGCTTGATTCGATAAGAGATACAATTGCATTCCCGAAGGTGAAAGATTCCTCATGCCCGCTTACCGATGCACCATCTGAGGTTGAGCCAAAACAGTTAAGAGAGCTTCATATCAAAGTGGATGTTGTAAAGGGCTAA
- the hisS gene encoding histidine--tRNA ligase has protein sequence MKIQAPKGTKDVLPEESYIWQYVEDKFRQICKLYGYEEVRFPTFEYTELFHRGVGETTDIVQKEMYTFLDKGGRSITLRPEGTASVARLFIEHGFASRSMPQRLYYIISAFRYENTQGGRYREFHQFGIENFGSKSPVTDAEIISLSYNFFASLGLDSIVVNINSIGCPVCRKDYVAKLKEYFQNHIDSLCQTCRQRLDKNPMRILDCKEDSCRLIAKEAPKPIEYLCDECKTHFEALKGYLDAAGVCYKVDLYIVRGLDYYTKTVFEIVDVVADKKLAICGGGRYDNLIEQIGGGSIPGIGFAIGVERLIMLLSQKGLIPQKPQVPQVFIATLGDLAVKKAFEIARDLRSAGISTVIEELSRSLKAQMRYADKMGCEFSVIIGEDEVSKGICKLKNMKTSAEEYVEINKLSEHIKSKI, from the coding sequence ATGAAAATCCAGGCACCAAAAGGAACAAAGGATGTCCTGCCGGAAGAAAGTTATATCTGGCAATATGTTGAAGATAAATTCAGACAGATCTGCAAGCTCTACGGGTATGAAGAAGTAAGATTTCCAACATTTGAATATACAGAGCTTTTCCACAGGGGTGTTGGTGAGACAACCGACATTGTCCAAAAAGAGATGTACACCTTTTTAGATAAAGGTGGAAGAAGCATAACATTGCGTCCGGAGGGCACTGCATCTGTTGCAAGACTGTTCATTGAACATGGTTTTGCCTCACGATCAATGCCACAGCGACTTTATTACATTATCTCAGCATTCAGGTATGAAAACACACAGGGTGGAAGGTACAGGGAATTTCATCAGTTTGGTATTGAAAACTTTGGTTCAAAATCACCTGTGACAGATGCAGAGATTATTTCACTATCCTACAATTTCTTTGCATCTCTCGGGCTTGACAGCATTGTTGTTAACATAAACAGCATAGGATGTCCTGTTTGCAGAAAGGATTATGTTGCAAAGCTCAAAGAGTATTTTCAAAATCACATTGATAGCCTGTGTCAGACATGCAGGCAAAGGCTTGATAAAAATCCGATGAGAATTTTGGACTGCAAAGAAGATAGCTGCAGGCTGATTGCAAAAGAGGCTCCAAAACCAATAGAGTATCTCTGTGATGAGTGCAAAACTCATTTTGAAGCTTTAAAAGGGTATCTGGATGCTGCGGGAGTTTGTTACAAAGTTGATCTATACATTGTAAGAGGATTGGATTACTATACAAAAACAGTTTTTGAGATTGTTGACGTGGTTGCTGACAAAAAGCTTGCAATCTGCGGTGGGGGAAGGTATGATAACTTAATAGAGCAGATAGGTGGAGGCAGCATACCTGGCATTGGTTTTGCGATCGGGGTTGAGAGACTTATAATGCTTCTTTCACAGAAAGGTTTGATTCCTCAAAAACCGCAGGTTCCGCAGGTTTTTATAGCAACCCTTGGGGATTTAGCAGTAAAGAAGGCATTTGAGATTGCACGTGATTTGAGATCTGCTGGCATCTCGACTGTGATTGAAGAGCTTTCAAGAAGCCTTAAAGCTCAAATGAGGTATGCCGATAAAATGGGATGTGAGTTTTCGGTTATAATTGGAGAGGATGAAGTTTCAAAGGGTATTTGCAAGCTCAAGAACATGAAAACATCTGCTGAAGAGTATGTTGAGATAAACAAACTGTCAGAGCATATAAAGAGCAAAATATAA
- a CDS encoding type II toxin-antitoxin system MqsA family antitoxin, giving the protein MKCPLCRTEMKEGKIKHIVDVGNQTVIIKNVPALVCGQCGEAYLDDETALKLEKIVDELLKTRTEIIIANYSDVAA; this is encoded by the coding sequence ATGAAGTGTCCATTGTGTAGAACAGAAATGAAAGAAGGAAAGATTAAACATATTGTTGATGTTGGTAACCAAACTGTGATTATAAAAAACGTTCCAGCCCTTGTATGTGGACAATGCGGAGAAGCTTATCTTGATGATGAAACAGCACTTAAGCTTGAAAAGATAGTGGATGAACTTCTCAAAACCAGAACAGAGATAATTATAGCAAACTATTCAGATGTTGCTGCGTAG
- a CDS encoding DUF4258 domain-containing protein, whose amino-acid sequence MPLSIEVIRKFVNEKKIKWRAHMLQRMRERNITRENVLECILKGEIIEQYENDYPYPSCLISWIPKNGSPLHVVCAVGDGFLWLITAYLPSEDEWMNDFKTRRK is encoded by the coding sequence ATGCCTTTGTCTATAGAAGTAATAAGAAAATTCGTAAATGAGAAAAAAATTAAATGGCGTGCTCATATGTTGCAGAGGATGAGAGAAAGAAATATAACAAGGGAAAATGTACTAGAATGTATCCTAAAAGGTGAAATTATAGAGCAGTATGAAAATGATTATCCTTATCCGAGTTGTTTAATATCTTGGATACCTAAAAATGGTTCACCCCTTCATGTAGTCTGTGCAGTTGGGGATGGTTTTTTATGGCTTATAACTGCATATTTACCTTCTGAGGACGAATGGATGAATGATTTTAAGACGAGGAGGAAATAA
- the crcB gene encoding fluoride efflux transporter CrcB, producing MNLLIVGLGGVVGAVLRYIVSKIFREVMAREHPVSTMFINVAGCFFIGFLSSKHLPQGYKLFLTTGLLGGFTTYSTFMFETSRYIKKSKYRKAFLYVFLSVVFGILAAGAGIWLAGVI from the coding sequence ATGAATCTTTTAATTGTTGGACTTGGCGGGGTAGTGGGTGCAGTTTTAAGATATATAGTATCCAAGATTTTCAGGGAAGTTATGGCAAGAGAGCACCCGGTATCAACCATGTTTATAAACGTAGCTGGGTGCTTTTTCATAGGCTTTTTGTCATCCAAGCATTTACCACAGGGATACAAACTGTTTTTGACAACAGGCCTGCTCGGGGGATTTACCACATACTCTACTTTTATGTTTGAGACATCAAGGTACATAAAAAAATCAAAGTATAGAAAGGCTTTTCTGTATGTGTTCCTATCTGTTGTGTTTGGCATACTGGCAGCAGGTGCAGGGATCTGGCTGGCGGGAGTTATTTAG
- the crcB gene encoding fluoride efflux transporter CrcB: protein MKNIAAISVGAFFGAISRYLISQLYVADFPVATLFINVLGSFVLCFVAQITIDHIKIRPSLRHMITTGFISSFTTFSTFVIEIVKLISKGEAAVAFIYPVLSILLGLFAALLGYEAAEFVATRRQKEEVAQEV, encoded by the coding sequence ATGAAGAACATTGCTGCAATTTCAGTTGGTGCATTTTTTGGTGCAATAAGCAGATACTTAATTTCACAGCTTTATGTAGCCGATTTTCCAGTAGCAACGCTTTTTATAAACGTGCTTGGAAGTTTTGTTTTGTGCTTTGTTGCACAGATTACTATTGATCATATAAAAATAAGACCTTCTTTACGCCACATGATTACAACTGGTTTTATAAGCAGCTTTACGACCTTTTCTACATTTGTAATTGAGATAGTAAAGCTTATCTCAAAAGGTGAGGCGGCAGTTGCTTTTATATATCCTGTGCTTTCAATTTTGCTCGGGCTTTTTGCAGCACTGCTTGGGTATGAGGCAGCAGAGTTTGTTGCAACAAGAAGGCAAAAAGAAGAGGTGGCTCAAGAGGTATGA
- a CDS encoding DUF58 domain-containing protein, with protein sequence METFWLFLICSLLFALNFFVTKRYGLSNVEYEIYFEEEKSVEGQEIYIVERIYNGKILPLPWVKSEFEISSSFCMENSKNYIIGDKLRYISIFFLLPYQQIVRRHKFVVAKRGFYKLDRIYLVTGDLFGLATADRCYYVNDTLTVYPAFLDLQKHLMPRSSLFGETIVKRHYYEDIFHFAGIREYQSYDAFNRINWNATAKYNVLMVNKYEYTSSGDAIILLNVQSSEYERKEVFNKDIIEFGIKIAASLANECLKASTPVGFASNCFDEETGLPLEILLPSQDANQLLKVCEILAHIKIQANQYFEVLLYDVLRTYNFRELFIITCFINKEMEECIRLYASLGIKFTLIMLEHSTKAFELESENVRVFLAKEILN encoded by the coding sequence ATGGAAACGTTCTGGTTATTTTTGATATGCTCGCTGCTGTTCGCGTTGAACTTCTTTGTCACAAAAAGGTATGGGCTTAGCAATGTGGAGTATGAGATTTACTTTGAAGAGGAAAAAAGTGTAGAAGGACAGGAAATCTATATTGTGGAGAGAATTTACAATGGAAAGATTTTGCCTCTTCCATGGGTAAAATCCGAGTTTGAAATCTCTTCATCTTTCTGTATGGAAAACTCTAAAAACTACATTATTGGAGATAAACTGAGATATATCTCTATCTTTTTCCTGCTGCCATATCAGCAGATTGTAAGGCGTCATAAATTTGTAGTAGCAAAACGTGGTTTTTATAAACTGGATAGAATCTATCTTGTAACAGGCGATTTGTTTGGTCTGGCAACCGCTGATAGATGCTACTATGTAAATGATACTTTGACTGTATACCCTGCATTTCTGGATCTGCAAAAACATCTCATGCCCCGCTCAAGTTTGTTCGGCGAGACAATTGTCAAAAGACATTACTATGAAGACATCTTCCATTTTGCCGGAATAAGAGAGTATCAGAGCTATGATGCTTTTAACAGAATAAACTGGAATGCAACTGCAAAATACAATGTTCTTATGGTAAACAAATACGAATATACTTCATCCGGTGATGCAATCATTCTCCTGAATGTTCAAAGTTCGGAGTATGAAAGAAAAGAAGTTTTCAACAAAGATATCATAGAATTTGGAATAAAAATAGCAGCTTCGCTTGCAAATGAATGTTTAAAAGCATCAACCCCTGTGGGATTTGCTTCAAACTGTTTCGATGAAGAAACCGGTCTGCCTCTTGAGATTTTACTCCCCTCTCAAGATGCAAACCAGCTTCTAAAAGTGTGTGAAATACTGGCACATATCAAAATTCAGGCAAACCAATATTTTGAGGTTTTGCTGTATGATGTTTTAAGAACATACAACTTCAGAGAACTTTTCATAATTACATGTTTTATCAATAAAGAGATGGAAGAATGCATAAGACTTTATGCATCCCTTGGAATAAAATTTACACTGATTATGCTTGAACACAGCACAAAAGCCTTTGAGTTAGAATCAGAAAATGTAAGAGTATTCCTGGCAAAAGAAATCCTGAATTAA
- the pulA gene encoding type I pullulanase encodes MIVRAYIDDFNVINVVLDQMVHSIKKDDFKVFWDDQEIKIEKVEKLIPHSENPFEAEARGYEICEQKGKIRFVLKEGHFDFYRKPMARSVFVVGDMNNWSISPEWELSYSKLRGRYELIKDLRDVKIGQKFKFAEGADRKFWYPHGYGNDIEITEYFDREAAFTNIIKITTTRKLFANLKYKVVYKNEHIYARPREILSTSEYFYPGDLGFKYEPYGTYFRLWAPAAHKVKIQVFDEHEDFKFEKEMARSENGTWNIYLTGDLKGYFYLYEVWHHDYKEDEGYIVYHVPDPYSKASSSNSGKSHIFDPADAMIDGWQADTFVDNIEKQNDAIIYEMHVRDFTIDQSSGIDETLRGKFLGFCQEGYYKEKISTGLLHLKELGITHVHLLPISDFGSVDDKNPDKKYNWGYDPVLYQCPEYWFSTKSGGTEALKELRSMIKKLHENGIGVVMDVVFNHTYHTKGGKFSIFDKIVPEYFYRVDDYGDYSNATGCGNELATEKPMVRKFILDTIIYWTEEFHIDGFRFDLMGLIDSKTMRQIAKEVRKRNPKALIYGEGWVMGDSLCLIEERATILSTCHQGYSIGLFNDRIRDAIRGDLDGYRTGYVHGNLSDVERLKQGIKAAIDDFAKEPDECVNYVSCHDNLTLFDKLQKTMVGEDIFWIDRASRLASAIVLTSQGIAFLHGGVEFNRSKGGHPNTYNAGDDLNKIDWSLKEKFFDTFRFYCDLINLRRKHIAFRMKSSGEIKKYLKFIAAPDGVVAFLIAYPYDEWKKIVVAYNPFREKKVLQLPEGTWYIKANDGIVFPDACEKEAIGSFEIAPVSLFIAYQK; translated from the coding sequence ATGATAGTGAGAGCGTATATTGATGACTTTAACGTGATAAACGTTGTGCTTGATCAAATGGTTCATTCAATTAAAAAAGATGACTTTAAGGTTTTTTGGGATGATCAGGAAATAAAGATCGAAAAGGTAGAAAAACTCATACCACATTCAGAAAACCCATTTGAAGCAGAAGCAAGAGGTTATGAGATATGCGAACAGAAAGGGAAAATCAGATTTGTTTTAAAAGAGGGGCATTTTGATTTTTACAGAAAGCCCATGGCAAGATCGGTTTTTGTTGTTGGGGATATGAACAACTGGAGCATCTCACCTGAATGGGAGCTTTCGTACTCAAAGCTAAGAGGCAGATATGAACTTATAAAAGATTTGAGAGATGTTAAAATTGGACAGAAATTTAAGTTTGCAGAAGGAGCGGACAGGAAATTCTGGTATCCACATGGATATGGGAATGATATTGAGATTACCGAGTACTTCGATAGAGAAGCAGCATTTACCAATATTATAAAAATTACCACCACAAGGAAGCTATTTGCAAATTTGAAATACAAAGTGGTCTATAAGAATGAGCATATATATGCACGTCCGCGAGAGATTCTGTCAACAAGTGAGTACTTTTACCCCGGTGATCTGGGTTTTAAATATGAACCATATGGAACATATTTTAGACTGTGGGCTCCAGCAGCTCATAAAGTAAAAATTCAAGTTTTTGATGAGCATGAAGATTTCAAGTTTGAAAAGGAAATGGCAAGGTCAGAAAACGGTACCTGGAATATTTACCTCACCGGGGATCTGAAAGGTTATTTTTATCTTTATGAAGTCTGGCATCATGATTATAAAGAAGATGAGGGTTATATTGTATATCACGTCCCGGACCCATACTCGAAAGCATCTTCTTCAAACTCCGGAAAAAGCCATATATTTGACCCGGCAGATGCCATGATAGACGGCTGGCAGGCTGATACTTTTGTTGATAATATTGAAAAACAAAATGACGCTATAATTTACGAGATGCATGTGAGAGACTTTACAATAGACCAAAGCTCTGGAATTGATGAAACTTTGAGAGGAAAGTTTTTGGGTTTTTGTCAGGAGGGATACTACAAAGAAAAGATTTCCACCGGGCTTTTGCACCTAAAAGAGCTTGGAATAACCCATGTTCATCTTTTACCAATATCAGATTTTGGAAGTGTTGATGATAAAAACCCGGATAAGAAATACAACTGGGGCTATGATCCTGTGCTCTACCAGTGCCCCGAATACTGGTTTTCAACAAAAAGTGGTGGAACAGAAGCATTGAAAGAACTAAGATCTATGATAAAAAAGCTTCATGAAAATGGAATTGGGGTTGTAATGGATGTGGTTTTCAACCACACATACCATACAAAAGGCGGAAAATTTTCTATCTTTGACAAAATTGTACCTGAATATTTTTACAGGGTGGATGATTATGGGGATTATTCCAATGCAACAGGATGCGGAAATGAACTTGCAACAGAAAAGCCCATGGTGAGGAAATTCATTCTTGACACCATTATATACTGGACAGAGGAATTTCACATAGATGGTTTCAGGTTTGACCTTATGGGGCTTATTGACTCAAAGACAATGAGACAGATTGCAAAAGAGGTGCGAAAACGAAACCCCAAAGCCTTGATTTACGGTGAGGGCTGGGTGATGGGCGACAGCCTCTGCCTTATTGAGGAGAGGGCTACCATTTTGTCCACCTGCCATCAGGGATATTCAATAGGACTTTTCAATGACAGAATCAGGGATGCAATAAGAGGTGACCTTGACGGCTACAGAACAGGATATGTCCACGGCAATCTGTCAGATGTTGAAAGGTTGAAGCAGGGTATTAAAGCTGCAATTGACGACTTTGCAAAAGAACCCGATGAATGTGTAAACTATGTTTCATGCCATGACAACCTGACACTTTTTGACAAGCTTCAAAAAACTATGGTGGGTGAAGATATATTCTGGATTGACAGAGCCTCCAGGCTTGCCAGTGCAATTGTTCTCACATCGCAGGGAATTGCGTTTTTGCATGGCGGTGTGGAATTTAACAGGAGCAAAGGTGGTCATCCAAACACATACAATGCAGGTGATGACCTGAACAAAATTGACTGGAGTTTAAAAGAAAAGTTTTTTGATACCTTCAGGTTTTACTGTGATTTGATAAACTTAAGAAGAAAGCACATAGCTTTCAGGATGAAATCAAGCGGTGAAATAAAAAAGTATTTAAAGTTTATTGCTGCACCTGATGGAGTTGTTGCTTTTTTGATAGCATATCCGTATGATGAATGGAAAAAGATAGTTGTTGCTTACAATCCGTTTAGAGAGAAAAAGGTTTTGCAGCTTCCAGAAGGCACATGGTATATAAAAGCCAATGATGGCATTGTTTTCCCGGATGCATGTGAAAAAGAAGCAATAGGTAGTTTTGAAATTGCACCTGTGAGTCTTTTCATTGCATACCAGAAGTAA
- the iscB gene encoding RNA-guided endonuclease IscB — protein sequence MVYVISKEGKPLMPTKRHGKVRKLLKQGLAKVVRREPFTIQLLYDTTTYTQPVTVGVDIGSKVAGISAITEKEEVFSAEVELRQDIKKLLLERRELRRARRYRKTRYRKPRFLNRRKPEGWLAPSLQWKVDAHFRFVNFVAKILPVTKVVVEIALFDIHKVVNPEVEGKGYQEGPQKGFWDIREFCLWRAGYKSELSGKKGVLEVHHIIPQSQGGPDNPSNLIVLTVEEHKAVHEGKLKIPESKLAKVKIFKDASHVSTIGWHIVNKLKQQYDVEITYGSITKQKRKEIELQKTHRNDAFVIAGGNKNIKRADEWYFGKFFRRQNRSLHKTNPIKGGKRPVSTIKEVKGFRKFDRVLYNGQVGIIYGLRSTGYFDIRILSGEKIHSSAKWSDLKLLEKAKTLMLERRVQRTCLHLAEDGVSCAEV from the coding sequence ATGGTGTATGTTATCTCAAAAGAAGGCAAACCACTTATGCCAACAAAAAGACATGGTAAAGTCAGAAAACTTCTAAAACAAGGACTTGCAAAGGTAGTCAGACGTGAACCTTTCACAATTCAGTTGTTATACGATACCACTACTTATACACAACCTGTCACAGTAGGTGTAGATATAGGTTCAAAGGTAGCAGGGATATCAGCAATAACAGAAAAAGAAGAGGTGTTCAGTGCAGAAGTTGAACTCAGACAGGACATAAAGAAACTTTTGTTAGAGAGAAGGGAACTGCGAAGAGCCAGAAGATACCGCAAGACAAGGTATAGAAAGCCAAGGTTTCTGAATAGACGTAAACCTGAAGGATGGCTTGCACCAAGTTTGCAATGGAAAGTAGATGCTCATTTTAGATTTGTCAACTTTGTAGCTAAAATACTGCCTGTCACTAAAGTTGTAGTTGAGATAGCACTATTTGACATACACAAAGTAGTCAACCCTGAAGTGGAAGGCAAAGGGTATCAGGAAGGTCCACAAAAAGGTTTCTGGGATATAAGGGAATTCTGTTTATGGAGAGCTGGATATAAATCTGAACTGTCAGGTAAAAAAGGGGTATTGGAAGTTCATCATATTATTCCACAAAGCCAGGGTGGTCCAGATAATCCATCTAATCTGATTGTATTAACGGTTGAAGAGCACAAAGCAGTTCACGAAGGAAAATTAAAAATACCTGAAAGTAAGTTGGCAAAAGTTAAAATTTTCAAGGATGCAAGTCATGTATCAACAATAGGGTGGCATATAGTGAACAAGTTAAAACAACAATATGATGTTGAGATAACATATGGAAGTATTACTAAGCAGAAAAGGAAAGAGATAGAATTACAAAAAACGCACAGGAACGACGCATTTGTAATAGCAGGTGGCAATAAGAATATAAAAAGGGCTGATGAGTGGTACTTTGGCAAGTTTTTCAGAAGGCAAAATCGTTCTTTACACAAAACAAATCCGATTAAAGGTGGTAAAAGACCAGTTTCTACGATTAAAGAAGTAAAAGGTTTTAGGAAATTTGATAGGGTATTGTATAACGGACAGGTTGGGATAATTTATGGGTTAAGGAGTACAGGATATTTTGACATAAGGATTTTGTCAGGCGAAAAGATTCATTCATCAGCAAAGTGGAGTGATTTAAAACTTTTAGAGAAAGCAAAAACATTGATGTTAGAGAGGAGGGTACAGCGCACTTGTCTCCATCTTGCAGAAGATGGAGTCTCCTGCGCTGAAGTTTGA
- a CDS encoding IS110 family RNA-guided transposase → MPNTLIVGIDISSQSNSIFFIDDAGNHLIKKPFSLPNDQEGANELIKRVIDCLSQYNLSYVKFGMEATSHYGWHLHLYLASSSELLPYKPTFYVLNPSIVKGFKKIYTFLPKTDNIDAVVIAECVRFSKLNPTPLPDFKYAALQRLTRMRYHLVHNLTREKNRALNLIYLKFSTYSQDCPFSDIFGKASCAIIENFTPDDIASMPLEDLIKFVSDNGNNRLSDVNKIAEILKTAANRSYRLHPLLAEANDLALSMTLENIRFMQEQLKKLDKEISKLLKAFSQTLTTIPGIGDVLAAGIIAEIGDIKRFKNEAALAKYSGLVWTQYQSGNFNAQETSLAKCGNQYLRYYLVEAANCVRVHTVRYKAFYNKKFSEVTKHQHKRALVLTARRLIPLIFAMLSKGQIYQERGDVYNT, encoded by the coding sequence TTGCCAAATACTTTAATCGTGGGCATTGATATCAGTAGTCAGTCAAATTCTATCTTCTTCATCGATGATGCCGGAAATCACTTGATTAAAAAACCCTTTTCCTTGCCTAACGATCAAGAAGGTGCTAATGAATTAATCAAAAGAGTCATTGACTGCCTCAGCCAGTATAATCTGTCCTACGTTAAATTCGGCATGGAAGCAACTTCACATTACGGTTGGCATCTGCATTTGTATCTTGCTTCCTCTTCTGAATTACTACCTTACAAACCAACCTTTTACGTGCTCAACCCAAGCATCGTCAAAGGATTTAAAAAGATCTACACTTTCTTGCCTAAAACAGATAACATCGACGCTGTCGTTATTGCTGAATGCGTCAGGTTCAGTAAGCTAAATCCAACACCTTTGCCTGACTTCAAATATGCTGCACTACAACGCCTTACCAGAATGCGCTATCACCTTGTTCATAATCTAACTCGCGAAAAAAACAGAGCTCTCAATCTCATATACCTTAAATTCTCCACTTATTCTCAAGACTGCCCATTTTCTGATATCTTCGGTAAGGCATCTTGCGCTATCATCGAAAACTTCACCCCAGATGATATTGCTTCCATGCCTTTAGAAGATTTAATTAAATTTGTATCTGACAACGGCAACAACAGATTATCAGATGTCAATAAAATCGCTGAAATACTTAAAACCGCTGCTAATCGTTCATACAGATTACATCCTCTGTTGGCTGAGGCAAATGACTTAGCTTTGTCTATGACTCTTGAAAACATTAGATTTATGCAAGAACAACTTAAAAAACTCGACAAAGAAATCTCAAAACTTCTTAAAGCTTTCTCCCAAACCTTGACCACCATCCCTGGCATAGGAGATGTTCTTGCAGCCGGCATCATCGCTGAAATCGGTGATATCAAGCGCTTCAAAAATGAAGCTGCTTTAGCTAAATACTCCGGCCTTGTTTGGACTCAATACCAATCAGGCAATTTCAATGCCCAGGAAACCTCATTGGCTAAGTGTGGTAACCAATACCTGAGATACTATCTTGTTGAGGCTGCTAACTGTGTTAGGGTGCACACAGTCCGTTATAAAGCCTTCTACAACAAGAAGTTCTCAGAGGTTACCAAACATCAGCATAAACGTGCCCTCGTCCTCACCGCAAGACGATTAATTCCTCTGATCTTTGCAATGCTCAGCAAAGGTCAAATATATCAAGAAAGAGGTGATGTTTACAATACTTAG